Proteins encoded by one window of Mustela erminea isolate mMusErm1 chromosome 5, mMusErm1.Pri, whole genome shotgun sequence:
- the LOC116590090 gene encoding olfactory receptor 11G2-like, producing the protein MNVSSTETTNSVSHFILMGFPSSPEMQLLYFALFSVVYTLTLMGNAAIVCAVWWDRRLHTPMYIFLGNFSLLEICYVTTTVPNMLANFLSTSKSISFVSCFTQFYFFFSFGCDEGFFLCIMAFDRYLAICRPLYYPRIMTKQLYTGLVIFGWSGGFILFLTPVVLISQLPYCGPNTINHFVCDPVPLMLLSCSEDTTTQFIYSTFNVIFMIGTFLFILCSYALVIVAVLRMPSAASKHKAFSTCASHLAVVTLFYGSIMVMYVSPGSRHPVKIQKFITLFYSVITPFCNPLIYSLRNKEMKTALKRIFKTEHGIHKI; encoded by the coding sequence ATGAATGTGTCCAGCACAGAAACCACCAACTCTGTCAGCCACTTCATCCTCATGGGCTTTCCTTCAAGCCCAGAAATGCAGCTCCTCTACTTTGCACTCTTCTCAGTAGTCTACACCCTGACTCTGATGGGGAATGCAGCCATTGTCTGTGCTGTGTGGTGGGACCGGCGTCTTCATACCCCCATGTACATCTTCTTGGGGAATTTCTCTCTCCTGGAAATATGTTATGTCACCACGACTGTCCCTAATATGTTGGCCAATTTCCTGTCCACAAGCAAGTCTATCTCCTTTGTGAGCTGTTTCACAcagttctacttcttcttctcatTTGGGTGTGATGAGGGCTTCTTCCTTTGCATCATGGCCTTTGACAGGTACCTTGCCATCTGCCGTCCTCTATATTACCCACGCATCATGACTAAACAGCTGTACACTGGCCTTGTCATCTTTGGATGGTCAGGTGGGTTCATCCTCTTCCTAACCCCAGTTGTTCTCATTTCACAGTTGCCTTACTGTGGCCCAAATACCATCAACCATTTTGTGTGTGATCCTGTCCCATTGATGTTGCTGTCCTGTTCTGAAGACACCACCACTCAGTTCATTTACTCTACTTTCAATGTTATTTTCATGATTGGcacctttctctttattctttgctcCTATGCTCTGGTGATTGTGGCTGTGCTACGGATGCCCTCAGCAGCAAGCAAACATAAGGCTTTCTCCACATGTGCCTCTCATCTGGCAGTTGTCACCCTGTTTTATGGCTCCATCATGGTAATGTATGTAAGTCCTGGATCACGACACCCAgtgaaaattcaaaaattcatCACCTTATTTTATTCTGTGATAACACCCTTCTGCAATCCTTTAATATATAGCCTCAGGAACAAGGAGATGAAGACTGCTCTGAAAAGAATCTTTAAGACTGAACATGGTATTCATAAAATCTAA